In one Pogona vitticeps strain Pit_001003342236 chromosome 14, PviZW2.1, whole genome shotgun sequence genomic region, the following are encoded:
- the UNC119B gene encoding protein unc-119 homolog B has product MSGSKPRVAPAGAGGGALGRLRGRRASGDASPAAPAAAAAAGAPLRAVVPRTEAELLALETVRPEHVLGLSRVTENYLCRLEDNIYSIDFTKFKIRDLETGTVLFEIAKPSALDQEDDENEVGEVDASAGRFVRYQFTPAFLRLRTVGATVEFTVGDKPVSNFRMIERHYFQDRLLKNFDFDFGFCIPNSRNTCEHIYEFPQLSEDLIRLMIENPYETRSDSFYFVDNKLIMHNKADYAYNGGQ; this is encoded by the exons ATGAGCGGCTCGAAGCCCAGGGTGGCTCCGGCCGGGGCCGGCGGAGGGGCGCTGGGGCGGCTTCGCGGGCGGAGGGCCTCCGGGGACGCCTCGCCCGccgcccctgccgccgccgccgccgccggggctcCGTTGAGGGCCGTCGTGCCGCGCACCGAGGCGGAGCTGCTGGCCCTCGAGACGGTCCGGCCCGAGCACGTCCTGGGCCTCAGCCGCGTCACCGAGA ATTATTTGTGCCGATTAGAGGACAACATCTACAGTATTGACTTCACCAAGTTCAAGATCCGTGACCTAGAGACTGGGACGGTGCTGTTTGAAATCGCCAAACCTTCAGCTTTAG ACCAAGAGGATGATGAAAATGAGGTTGGAGAGGTGGACGCCAGTGCAGGGCGCTTTGTTCGCTACCAGTTCACTCCCGCCTTCCTGCGTCTCCGGACAGTCGGTGCAAC GGTGGAGTTCACCGTGGGGGACAAGCCCGTATCCAACTTCCGCATGATCGAGAGGCACTACTTCCAAGACCGGCTTCTCAAGAATTTTGACTTCGACTTTGGCTTCTGTATCCCCAACAGCAGGAACACTTGCGAGCACATATACGAGTTCCCCCAGCTTTCAGAAGACCTCA TCCGCCTGATGATCGAAAACCCCTACGAGACGCGCTCGGACAGCTTCTACTTTGTTGACAACAAGCTGATCATGCACAATAAGGCCGACTACGCCTACAATGGGGGCCAGTAG
- the MLEC gene encoding malectin: protein MAGAGGTPPPGGSLLFWLLALLLAAPPPPGVEGAGLADSVIWAVNAGGEAHVDVHGIHFRKDPLEGRVGRASDYGMKLPILRSNPEDQILYQTERYNEETFGYEVPIKEEGDYVLVLKFAEVYFAQSQQKVFDVRVNGHVVVKDLDIFDRVGHSTAHDEIIPISIKKGKLSVQGEVSTFTGKLNIEFVKGYYDNPKICALYVLAGTVDDVPKLQPHPGLEKKEEEEEEEEYEEGSSTKKQANKNRVQSGPRTPNPYASDNSSLMFPILVAFGVFIPTLFCLCRL from the exons ATGGCCGGGGCCGGGGGGACCCCGCCGCCGGGCGGCTCCCTGCTCTTCTGGCTGCTGGCGTTGCTCCTGGCAGCCCCGCCGCCTCCCGGCGTGGAAGGGGCCGGCCTGGCCGACAGCGTGATCTGGGCCGTGAACGCCGGCGGGGAGGCCCACGTCGACGTCCACGGCATCCACTTCCGGAAGGACCCCCTCGAAGGACGGGTGGGACGAG CCTCCGACTATGGCATGAAGCTGCCGATCTTGCGGTCCAACCCGGAAGATCAGATTCTTTACCAGACGGAACGCTACAACGAGGAGACCTTTGGCTACGAGGTGCCCATCAAGGAAGAGGGGGACTATGTGCTGGTGCTGAAGTTTGCAGAGGTCTATTTTGCACAGTCACAGCAGAAG gtTTTTGACGTGCGCGTGAATGGCCACGTAGTGGTGAAAGACTTGGACATCTTTGACAGAGTTGGACACAGCACAGCGCATGATGAGATCATTCCTATTAGCATCAAGAAGGGGAAGCTGAGTGTCCAAGGAGAAGTTTCAACATTCACGGGAAAGCTTAACATTGAGTTTGTCAAG GGGTACTATGATAATCCCAAAATCTGCGCACTCTACGTTCTCGCGGGCACAGTGGACG ATGTTCCAAAGCTGCAGCCCCACCcaggcctggaaaaaaaagaggaggaagaggaggaagaggagtatGAAGAGGGATCCAGCACTAAAAAGCAGGCCAATAAGAACCGGGTCCAGTCCGGGCCCCGCACACCAAACCCCTACGCCTCGGACAACAGCAGCCTCATGTTCCCTATCTTAGTGGCCTTTGGTGTCTTCATTCCCACCCTCTTCTGCCTGTGCCGGTTGTGA